The nucleotide sequence CATTTTCTTTCATCACATTCTTCAGGGCCATAAAGCTTTCAATCGACAGCATATAATTTGGCTGTACCTCACCTTTCAACACATCCATTACAATTAGATCGTATTTTTTATCCGTGACTTGTACATAGTGTCTAGCATCGTCGACAATAAAATTATGCTTGTCTTCTTTGAAATTAAAATGATCTTTAGCTATCTGAAGGAGTCTTTTGTCTAAATCAACCGCATCAATTTTAAAATTTCTTTTCTGAAGCTCACTTACATTGCTTCCGCTTCCAAACCCCAGAACTAGAGCATCAGATCCCTCATCTATAACACTTCCGAAAATTGATATTAAATGCGGATAACTCCAATATGAAACTGCCTCCCCATCAATCATTGCACAATTGGTTTGAGCAACATTATTAACAACCATTCTCTTTTTATCGTTTCCATCAAAAAACCTGGTCTTCACTACTTTAATCTGACCTAAAACTCCTTCTGCAACCATTTCTACCTCATGTGCACCATATAACTTAGGCCTTACATTTTCTCTCACCACATAAAGACTTATACCTAACAGCCCAACTATAAAAGGTATCAATATTACAATCCGCTCGCTCTTATACAATAGGATAAGTGCTGTAGTAGAAACGAAGACAGCAAGAACTGTGGCAGGAATAGCTACTCCGAAATTGGGAATTATTATCAAACCAAAAAGGAATGAGGCAAGTATTCCTCCCATTGTAGAAATAGTAAAAATAATTCCTGATACCTTTCCAGTTAAATTCTCATTAACACTACTCGCTTTTATAATAATTGGCGATGTACAACCCAAAAACATCAAAGGAAATATAAGAATCGTTAAAGGGCTCAATATTACGGCAGATAGGAAACCATAATCATAAAAAAACAGCATTAAATAGTTAGAATAAAACGTCATTCCAACTATGAACAGCGACGCCACAAGTAAAAGATGAAGAAGAATCCGATTAGGTTCATCCTTGCCCTTGGCTAAATAACCACCAGCAAAATAACCTATCGCCAAAGCAAACAAAGTACTTGCAAGAACCGATGTCCAAAGTGTATGTGAAGAACCATAAAAAGGAGAAATAATTCTAACACTAAACATCTCCACCGCCATAACAGCAAATCCCTCTACGAAAGCAAGAATTAAATATTTTTTTGAAATTTTACTTAGCACGAAAATATTGTCATTTAAATATTACAAGTTGATTCTTAATGCAATAATAGATAATTTTAGGGCAATGTAAATTCAACAACCAAGCATACTTTGAGCCTCAAATCTTTTTATTTAAGAATCACAATTTTCAGCATTCTCGTTTCAATTTTATTTTGGGCCTTTACAATTGTGAATAAGCACGGCGAAGTAAGCCTTCTGAACAAAGAGAAAATGGGGTTCGGTGCGGAGAATCCTTTATTTGAGATGATGCTTGAAAGTAAATGAATAAACTACATCTCTACCTTCTAGCAATATCAATTACATTATACTCATGTAATTCAAATTTTGATAGCACCGATATAAAAAACGGAATCTATCATAATCAAGAACTTGAATGGAAGATGGCGATTCCTAAAGACTGGAAATCTATACCCAGAACACATAGAGAAAGGTGGACAAACGTAACTCTTGCTCGATATATGTATCAAGATCTTAGACCTGACTTCACTCACCTTCTTGGAATATATAAAGGTGAGGAAGACAAATGGAATTGCATGATTAGCAATATGGAATCGATGTCTTTTTTTAATAGAGTTGTATCCGAAAAAGAATTAATCGTTTACTATTCTCAAATCCTTTCCAAGGGGTTCGGCATTATGAAATTGAAAGAAGCAATTATAACCTCTAGTATTGACACTATAAACGGTGTTAACTTTAACAGACTAAATATTGATTTGGTATCACGAAAAAACAAACCTCTCTATAGCCAAATCATCTACCTCAAAATAATTAATGACAAACTACTAGAAGTAATTTTGACATATGATAATCTGGAAGACAAATCTACTATGCTTGATGCTTTTAGAAAATCAAACTTTGCAAGCCTGAAATAATTGACTTTAAGGAAGAGTAATTATTCTCTTTCTAATTCAATATTCAAAACGGCTGATTTAACTTCATCCGACTTTTTGTAATACTGCTCAACCGTTTTAGACACGTAGCCCGTTGCCTCAAAAGTTATCGAATAATCCACATCGGGATTAAGAATCATTAAATATTTACCTGTTAAAATATTTGTTTTATACTCCCCATGCCTAGCTCCCTCACTATCCTTAACTATTACCTTTCCTTTAATTGGAGAATGATTATCACCTGCGGATGTCAAAACTCCTTTAACCACTGTTAGCAACC is from Flavobacteriales bacterium and encodes:
- a CDS encoding fused MFS/spermidine synthase, coding for MLSKISKKYLILAFVEGFAVMAVEMFSVRIISPFYGSSHTLWTSVLASTLFALAIGYFAGGYLAKGKDEPNRILLHLLLVASLFIVGMTFYSNYLMLFFYDYGFLSAVILSPLTILIFPLMFLGCTSPIIIKASSVNENLTGKVSGIIFTISTMGGILASFLFGLIIIPNFGVAIPATVLAVFVSTTALILLYKSERIVILIPFIVGLLGISLYVVRENVRPKLYGAHEVEMVAEGVLGQIKVVKTRFFDGNDKKRMVVNNVAQTNCAMIDGEAVSYWSYPHLISIFGSVIDEGSDALVLGFGSGSNVSELQKRNFKIDAVDLDKRLLQIAKDHFNFKEDKHNFIVDDARHYVQVTDKKYDLIVMDVLKGEVQPNYMLSIESFMALKNVMKEN